The sequence GCCCGGGAGGCGTCGACCTGCCCGGCGCGGACCTTGGCCGCGAGGGCCTCGTAGATGGGCAGCGGGGTAGAGCCGGTCGCCACGCCGAGCAGGGCGTCGGGCTTGCGCCGCACCAGGGCGGCCATGGCCTCCGCGATGAGCTCGCCGCCTGCCTTGGCGTCCGGGACGATGACAACTTCCACGCGGGGCCTGCCGATCTGGAGTGGATGGGGTGGGGTGGTATAGACCAATCTAGCAGAGGCCGCCGTCCGTGACAGGGCCTCGGCGTCATCCATGGTGAGCCGGATGTGGACGCCCGGCCTCCGGTGAGGTCGGGAGAACCTTCAACCGGTTGGTTGCCCTGTCTACAACTCCATGAGTGATTAGGGTGGTTTTGGTAGGTAAATCATGGTAGGTGCGATTGGAGTGGTCGTCATGGGAAGGCACACCACCTACGCCTTCGAGACCTACAGGGCTGTCGCGGATGCCGGTCGCGCCGAGCTGCTCGCCGCGACCACCTCCCCGTTCCAGATCGAGGTGCGGTTCGTCGGCGGGCTGACGAGCGGCCAGCGGGACGTCTTCGCCGAGGCCGCCGAACGCTGGGCGAGGGTCATCGTCGGTGACCTGGAGACCGCGATCCTGCGCGACTTCACGGGCGACGTCGTCATCGACGACCTCTTGATCGATGCCGAAGGCGTCGTGATCGACGGGATCTTCGGGACGCTCGGCGAGGCGGGGCCGATCCGCCTGCGGCGCGAGCCGGCGACCACCGGAGCGCGCCTGCCCGCCACGGGCATCATGCGGTTCGACAAGGCCGACCTGGGGCAGATGGAGGACGACGGCTCGCTGCTGGACGTCATCACGCACGAGATGGGCCATGTGCTGGGGATCGGGACGCTCTGGGACACCTTCGGTCTGCTGAAGGACTTCCCCGGCCCCAACCCCACCTTCGTCGGCCCCGGCGCCATGAAGGAGTTCGGCACCCTCATCGGAGCCGGGCAGCCCACTCCCGTACCGGTCGCGAACGTCGGCGGCGCGGGCAGCGCGGGTGGCCACTGGCGCGAACGGGTCTTCGGCAACGAGCTGATGTCGCCCACCATCGGCGGCCCCGGCAACCCCTTGAGCAGGCTGACCGTGGCGAGCCTCGGGGACCTCGGCTACCAGGTCGACCTCGACGCGGCGGAGCCCTACGCGCTCCCCG comes from Streptomyces virginiae and encodes:
- a CDS encoding leishmanolysin-related zinc metalloendopeptidase: MGRHTTYAFETYRAVADAGRAELLAATTSPFQIEVRFVGGLTSGQRDVFAEAAERWARVIVGDLETAILRDFTGDVVIDDLLIDAEGVVIDGIFGTLGEAGPIRLRREPATTGARLPATGIMRFDKADLGQMEDDGSLLDVITHEMGHVLGIGTLWDTFGLLKDFPGPNPTFVGPGAMKEFGTLIGAGQPTPVPVANVGGAGSAGGHWRERVFGNELMSPTIGGPGNPLSRLTVASLGDLGYQVDLDAAEPYALPDPFVIAMAGGGETAPPRGVMLPTVPSSVPADRP